Proteins encoded in a region of the Polynucleobacter antarcticus genome:
- the atpA gene encoding F0F1 ATP synthase subunit alpha: protein MQLNPSEISELIKSRISEMGVDSQLRNEGTVISVTDGICRVHGLSGVMQGEMLEFPNNTIGLALNLERDSVGAVVLGEYTHIKEGDPVKCTGRILEVPVGPELLGRVVNALGQPIDGKGPINTKLTDFIEKVAPGVIARQSVSQPLQTGLKAIDAMVPIGRGQRELIIGDRQTGKTAVAVDAIINQKGKGVYCVYVAIGQKASTIANVVRKLSETGAMEYTVVVAASASESAAMQYLSAYAGCTMGEYFRDRGEDALIVYDDLTKQAVAYRQISLLLRRPPGREAYPGDVFYLHSRLLERAARVNAEYVEKFTNGSVKGKTGSLTALPIIETQAGDVSAFVPTNVISITDGQIFLETDLFNAGVRPAINAGISVSRVGGAAQTKVIKKLSGGIRTDLAQYRELAAFAQFASDLDEATRKQLERGRRVTELCKQAQYKPLQVWEMAASLFAVNNGYFDDLEVKNVLAFEKGLQDHLKSKYADLVGRIEETKDLSKDDEATLRAAIEDYKRSASF, encoded by the coding sequence ATGCAACTCAATCCTTCCGAGATCAGTGAACTGATCAAAAGCCGAATTAGCGAAATGGGCGTTGACTCCCAACTTCGCAACGAGGGCACTGTAATTTCAGTGACCGACGGTATTTGCCGTGTACACGGTTTATCTGGTGTGATGCAAGGCGAGATGTTGGAGTTTCCTAACAACACCATCGGCCTCGCTTTAAATCTAGAGCGCGACTCCGTTGGTGCCGTTGTATTGGGTGAATACACCCATATTAAAGAAGGCGACCCAGTTAAATGTACGGGCCGCATTTTAGAGGTGCCTGTCGGCCCAGAGTTGCTTGGACGCGTAGTCAATGCACTCGGTCAGCCGATTGATGGCAAAGGCCCTATCAATACAAAATTGACAGACTTCATTGAAAAAGTAGCTCCAGGCGTGATCGCTCGTCAATCCGTTAGTCAGCCATTGCAAACTGGTTTGAAGGCAATTGATGCCATGGTTCCGATTGGCCGCGGTCAACGTGAGCTGATCATTGGCGATCGTCAGACTGGTAAGACAGCGGTTGCAGTGGATGCGATTATTAACCAAAAAGGTAAGGGTGTTTATTGCGTCTATGTCGCGATCGGCCAAAAGGCTTCTACCATTGCTAACGTAGTTCGCAAGCTCTCAGAAACTGGCGCAATGGAGTACACCGTAGTAGTAGCGGCCAGCGCCTCTGAGTCTGCAGCGATGCAGTACCTCTCAGCGTACGCTGGTTGCACCATGGGCGAGTATTTCCGTGACCGCGGTGAAGATGCGCTGATCGTGTATGACGACTTAACAAAACAAGCCGTTGCGTATCGTCAAATTTCTTTATTGCTTCGCCGCCCCCCAGGTCGCGAAGCCTATCCTGGCGACGTCTTCTACCTTCACTCCCGTTTGCTCGAGCGCGCTGCTCGCGTCAACGCTGAATATGTTGAGAAATTTACAAACGGATCAGTAAAAGGTAAGACAGGCTCCTTAACCGCGTTGCCAATTATTGAAACCCAAGCTGGTGACGTTTCAGCATTCGTTCCAACTAATGTGATTTCGATTACTGACGGCCAAATATTTTTGGAGACTGACTTATTTAACGCGGGTGTACGCCCTGCGATTAACGCGGGTATTTCTGTTTCACGCGTTGGTGGGGCAGCCCAAACTAAAGTTATTAAGAAACTATCTGGCGGTATCCGTACCGACTTAGCCCAGTATCGTGAATTGGCAGCGTTTGCACAGTTTGCCTCTGACCTGGACGAGGCAACTCGCAAGCAGTTAGAGCGCGGCCGTCGTGTTACAGAGCTCTGTAAGCAAGCACAATATAAGCCATTACAGGTTTGGGAAATGGCCGCATCTTTGTTCGCGGTGAACAATGGGTATTTTGATGATCTTGAAGTAAAGAACGTGCTGGCATTTGAAAAAGGTTTGCAAGACCATTTGAAATCTAAATATGCTGACTTAGTTGGGCGTATCGAAGAGACTAAAGACTTAAGCAAAGATGATGAAGCTACTTTACGTGCTGCCATTGAGGATTACAAGCGCTCAGCCTCCTTCTAA
- a CDS encoding F0F1 ATP synthase subunit epsilon, with the protein MSTIRVDVVSAEQSIFSGEAKFVALPGENGELGILRGHTPLITRIRPGSVRIEKADGDEEFVFVAGGYLEVQPDHVTVLADTAIRGHDLDEAKATEAKKRAEEAMQNRGTDFDLALAQSEFAMAAAQLAAIARLRRKK; encoded by the coding sequence ATGTCAACCATACGCGTCGATGTAGTAAGTGCCGAGCAATCTATTTTCAGCGGTGAAGCAAAGTTTGTTGCGCTTCCCGGTGAAAACGGCGAGCTTGGTATTTTGCGCGGTCACACTCCGTTGATTACACGTATTCGTCCAGGCTCAGTTCGTATTGAAAAAGCCGATGGCGATGAAGAATTTGTATTCGTAGCGGGCGGCTATTTAGAAGTTCAGCCTGACCATGTGACTGTTTTAGCAGATACTGCCATTCGTGGTCATGACCTTGATGAAGCAAAGGCCACAGAAGCGAAGAAGCGTGCTGAGGAAGCAATGCAGAATCGTGGCACAGACTTTGATTTGGCTTTAGCCCAATCAGAGTTTGCCATGGCTGCTGCACAGTTAGCAGCGATTGCTCGCTTGCGTCGTAAGAAATAA
- the atpD gene encoding F0F1 ATP synthase subunit beta, producing MSNGNIVQCIGPVVDIQFPRDKMPSIYEALTLVESGEKSFAEKGLTFEVQQQIGDGVVRAIAMGASDGLRRGMEIKASGKPISVPVGPATLGRIMDVLGRPIDDAGPIATEERRAIHQPAPKFDELSPSVDLLETGIKVIDLVCPFAKGGKVGLFGGAGVGKTVNMMELINNIAKQHAGLSVFAGVGERTREGNDFYHEMKESNVIDKVAMVFGQMNEPPGNRLRVALTGLTMAEAFRDEGRDILFFVDNIYRFTLAGTEVSALLGRMPSAVGYQPTLAEEMGKLQERITSTKTGSVTSIQAVYVPADDLTDPSPATTFLHLDSTVVLSRDIAALGIYPAVDPLDSTSRQLDPQVVGQEHYDVAREVQMTLQRYKELRDIIAILGMDELSPEDKLAVSRARKIQRFLSQPFHVAEVFTGSPGKYVPLKETIRGFKMICSGELDHLPEQAFYMVGSIDEAIEKAKKL from the coding sequence ATGAGTAACGGAAATATCGTGCAGTGTATCGGTCCAGTGGTGGATATTCAGTTTCCACGCGACAAAATGCCCAGTATTTATGAGGCATTGACGCTAGTTGAAAGCGGCGAAAAATCATTTGCTGAAAAAGGCTTAACCTTTGAGGTTCAACAACAAATTGGCGATGGTGTTGTTCGTGCGATCGCTATGGGCGCAAGCGATGGCTTACGTCGCGGCATGGAAATTAAGGCTTCTGGTAAGCCCATTTCTGTACCGGTTGGCCCAGCAACACTAGGGCGCATCATGGACGTTTTGGGCCGCCCTATCGATGATGCAGGCCCTATTGCCACCGAAGAGCGTCGCGCTATTCACCAGCCAGCACCAAAGTTTGATGAGCTCTCCCCTTCGGTTGATTTGTTAGAAACGGGTATTAAGGTAATTGACTTAGTTTGCCCCTTCGCAAAAGGCGGTAAGGTTGGACTGTTCGGTGGTGCGGGTGTTGGTAAGACCGTGAACATGATGGAATTGATTAACAACATTGCTAAGCAACATGCTGGCTTATCCGTATTTGCGGGTGTTGGTGAGCGAACCCGTGAAGGTAATGACTTCTATCACGAGATGAAAGAGTCTAACGTTATCGATAAAGTAGCTATGGTGTTTGGTCAGATGAATGAGCCCCCTGGCAACCGTCTGCGCGTTGCGCTGACTGGTTTGACTATGGCTGAAGCATTCCGTGACGAAGGCCGTGACATCCTATTTTTCGTTGACAATATTTATCGCTTCACCCTCGCCGGTACTGAAGTATCTGCTTTGCTTGGTCGTATGCCATCTGCCGTGGGTTATCAGCCTACTTTGGCAGAAGAGATGGGCAAGTTACAGGAGCGTATTACTTCTACTAAGACGGGCTCAGTTACGTCTATTCAGGCAGTGTATGTTCCAGCCGATGACTTAACCGATCCATCACCAGCAACAACCTTCTTACACCTTGACTCTACTGTAGTGTTATCGCGCGACATTGCTGCGCTCGGTATTTACCCAGCAGTGGATCCATTGGATTCCACTAGTCGTCAGCTAGATCCACAAGTTGTTGGTCAAGAGCACTACGATGTTGCCCGTGAAGTACAGATGACCTTGCAGCGCTATAAAGAGTTGCGCGACATTATTGCAATTTTGGGCATGGACGAATTATCCCCAGAAGATAAGCTTGCCGTATCCCGTGCCCGTAAGATTCAGCGCTTCTTGTCACAGCCATTCCACGTTGCTGAAGTGTTTACTGGTTCGCCAGGAAAATACGTTCCGTTGAAAGAAACTATTCGTGGTTTCAAAATGATTTGCAGCGGTGAGTTAGATCACTTACCAGAGCAAGCGTTCTATATGGTGGGTTCAATTGATGAAGCCATCGAGAAAGCTAAGAAGCTTTAA
- the hemE gene encoding uroporphyrinogen decarboxylase yields the protein MLLNDRFLKACLGEAVDQTPLWLMRQAGRYLPEYNATRARAGSFLGLAKTPSYATEVTLQPLDRYPLDAAILFSDILTIPDAMGLGLKFTAGEGPSFEHPLRTEEAVKKLRVADMNELKYVFDAVSEIRKALVQDGKQRVPLIGFSGSPWTLACYMIDGSGSDDFRHAKTMMFSRPDLLEYILEINVQSVAAYLTEQVKAGAQALMIFDTWGGLLPDGWYQRMSLAAMQKVIALLPREYEGRKIPIIMFTKGGGIWLNDMAQAGADVIAIDWTMPLGRARKQLLDINKPLALQGNLDPLILFAEPSQIKVAASALLDDLAKSPTLKPGLHPLDGHIFNLGHGINQFTPPESVTALCEAVISRSKVLRAR from the coding sequence TTGTTGTTAAATGATCGGTTTTTAAAAGCTTGCTTAGGTGAAGCAGTGGATCAAACGCCACTATGGCTTATGCGCCAGGCGGGCCGCTATCTCCCAGAATACAACGCTACTCGAGCGAGAGCAGGTAGCTTTTTAGGGCTTGCAAAAACCCCCAGTTATGCAACTGAAGTAACGCTTCAGCCTTTAGATCGCTACCCATTAGATGCAGCGATTCTTTTCTCAGATATTCTGACGATTCCAGATGCAATGGGATTGGGGTTGAAATTCACTGCGGGCGAAGGCCCTAGCTTTGAACACCCACTTCGCACGGAAGAGGCTGTTAAAAAATTACGCGTTGCAGATATGAATGAGCTCAAGTATGTTTTTGATGCCGTTTCAGAAATTCGGAAAGCATTAGTTCAGGATGGCAAGCAACGCGTGCCGCTGATTGGTTTTTCCGGTAGCCCATGGACACTTGCTTGCTACATGATTGATGGTTCTGGCTCCGATGATTTCCGTCATGCCAAAACAATGATGTTTAGTCGCCCTGATTTACTGGAATACATTCTAGAAATTAACGTACAGTCTGTTGCTGCTTACTTAACAGAACAAGTCAAGGCGGGTGCTCAGGCCCTGATGATTTTTGATACTTGGGGAGGCTTACTGCCTGATGGCTGGTATCAGCGCATGTCTCTGGCGGCGATGCAAAAAGTGATTGCACTATTGCCGCGCGAGTATGAGGGTAGAAAAATCCCCATCATCATGTTTACTAAGGGTGGCGGTATTTGGTTAAACGATATGGCACAAGCTGGGGCAGATGTCATCGCTATCGACTGGACAATGCCGCTTGGCCGTGCCCGCAAACAACTTTTAGATATTAATAAGCCTTTGGCCCTTCAAGGCAATCTCGATCCATTGATTCTTTTTGCTGAGCCAAGCCAAATCAAAGTAGCGGCTTCAGCCCTACTGGACGACCTAGCGAAATCCCCTACTTTAAAGCCGGGCCTCCATCCCCTTGACGGTCATATTTTCAACCTTGGTCATGGCATTAACCAGTTCACGCCCCCTGAGAGCGTCACGGCCTTATGCGAAGCAGTCATTTCAAGGTCAAAAGTCCTCAGGGCAAGGTAA
- a CDS encoding F0F1 ATP synthase subunit B, whose translation MNLNATLFAQMIVFFVLWWVVARFVWPPLIKSLDERSAKIAEGLAAAERGKEALSLANNVAEQELSKARQEGVQRVAEAEKRAQMSAEEIRANAQAEAARIISQAKQDADQQVTRAREVLRAEVAMLAVKGAEQILRREVDAKTHGALLDQLKAEL comes from the coding sequence GTGAATCTGAACGCGACCCTATTCGCGCAAATGATTGTTTTCTTCGTCTTATGGTGGGTAGTTGCCCGTTTTGTGTGGCCACCACTTATTAAGTCATTAGATGAGCGATCAGCCAAAATTGCCGAAGGTTTGGCAGCAGCCGAACGTGGTAAAGAAGCGCTTTCATTGGCAAATAATGTGGCCGAACAAGAATTAAGCAAAGCCCGCCAAGAAGGTGTGCAGCGTGTTGCTGAAGCTGAGAAGCGTGCACAAATGTCTGCGGAAGAAATTCGCGCCAACGCACAAGCTGAAGCGGCCCGTATTATTTCTCAAGCAAAGCAAGATGCAGATCAGCAGGTAACACGTGCTCGCGAAGTGTTGCGGGCCGAAGTGGCAATGCTGGCCGTTAAGGGCGCCGAACAAATTTTGCGCCGCGAAGTGGACGCAAAAACACACGGTGCATTGCTTGATCAGTTAAAGGCAGAGCTCTAA
- the atpG gene encoding F0F1 ATP synthase subunit gamma, producing the protein MASTKEIRSKIKSVQNTRKITKAMEMVAASKMRRAQERMRNARPYSEKIREIVANLSKANPEFRPAYMATREVKKVGTILVTTDKGLCGGLNTNVLRLIANQVRDFQGQKIEVSYTAIGSKGLQFLNRSKAKLISQIIQIGDTPHMDVLIGAIVAQLEAFERGEIDAVYLAYTRFVNAMKQEAVLEKLLPLEPAELTPEEKSGNSWDYIYEPDAESILNGLLKRYVEAMIYQAVAENMASEQSARMVSMKAASDNAKNVIGELQLEYNKTRQAAITKELSEIVGGAAAV; encoded by the coding sequence ATGGCAAGTACTAAAGAGATACGATCCAAGATCAAGAGCGTGCAAAACACGCGCAAGATCACGAAGGCAATGGAAATGGTTGCTGCATCTAAGATGCGGCGTGCCCAAGAGCGCATGCGTAACGCCCGCCCCTATTCTGAAAAAATTCGTGAGATTGTTGCGAACCTTTCAAAAGCGAATCCAGAGTTTCGCCCTGCGTACATGGCCACACGCGAAGTCAAGAAAGTTGGCACTATATTAGTTACAACAGACAAAGGCTTGTGCGGCGGTTTAAATACTAATGTATTGCGTCTGATTGCAAATCAAGTGCGTGATTTTCAAGGGCAAAAAATCGAGGTTTCTTACACTGCAATTGGGTCAAAAGGCCTGCAGTTCTTAAACCGCTCCAAGGCAAAGTTAATCTCTCAAATTATTCAAATTGGTGATACGCCACACATGGATGTATTGATTGGTGCCATTGTTGCTCAACTAGAAGCGTTTGAGCGTGGCGAGATTGATGCTGTCTATTTGGCATATACGCGATTTGTAAACGCTATGAAGCAAGAAGCGGTTTTGGAAAAGCTACTACCCTTAGAGCCAGCTGAATTAACGCCAGAAGAAAAGTCTGGTAATTCTTGGGACTACATTTATGAGCCTGATGCTGAATCTATCTTGAACGGTTTATTAAAGCGCTATGTAGAGGCCATGATTTATCAAGCTGTTGCTGAAAATATGGCTTCCGAGCAGTCTGCGCGCATGGTTTCCATGAAGGCCGCCTCAGACAATGCAAAGAACGTTATTGGCGAATTGCAATTGGAATACAACAAAACACGACAGGCTGCTATTACTAAAGAGCTATCCGAAATTGTTGGCGGAGCGGCCGCTGTTTAG
- a CDS encoding F0F1 ATP synthase subunit delta, which translates to MADLATIARPYAEALFQSAKPAELAAYLQQLHELAQLAALPEVAVLSNNPKVSADDLSKLLSGMVKTKLDGKVSSFLSLINQSHRLSAIPEIAIQFEAMKNKSEGAAEVLITSAFPLEGSALNDLLLSLKKRFGGKELRPTIQVDPALIGGVRIQVGDEVMDSSVKARLAQMQVSLGA; encoded by the coding sequence ATGGCTGATTTAGCCACCATTGCACGCCCCTACGCTGAAGCGCTTTTTCAGAGCGCTAAGCCTGCTGAGCTCGCTGCTTATTTGCAACAGTTACATGAGCTAGCGCAGCTCGCTGCATTGCCTGAGGTTGCCGTCCTCTCAAATAACCCAAAAGTTTCTGCAGATGATTTAAGCAAATTACTTTCTGGCATGGTGAAGACAAAATTAGATGGGAAGGTTTCTAGTTTTTTAAGCCTGATTAACCAGAGCCATCGTTTATCAGCGATTCCTGAAATTGCAATTCAATTTGAAGCGATGAAAAATAAGAGCGAAGGTGCTGCAGAGGTGCTAATTACAAGCGCATTCCCATTAGAAGGCTCTGCACTGAACGACTTATTGTTAAGTTTGAAAAAGCGCTTTGGGGGTAAAGAATTGCGCCCGACTATTCAGGTAGATCCAGCATTAATTGGCGGAGTTCGCATTCAGGTTGGTGATGAAGTGATGGATAGTTCAGTGAAGGCTCGTTTAGCTCAAATGCAAGTCAGTCTTGGTGCTTAA
- the atpE gene encoding F0F1 ATP synthase subunit C, with amino-acid sequence MQAFLANIQGLTAIGIGLIIGLGALGACLGIGIMGGKFIEGAARQPELINELQTKMFLLAGLIDAAFLIGVGVAMLFAFANPLLAVIK; translated from the coding sequence ATGCAAGCATTCTTAGCCAATATTCAGGGACTCACCGCTATCGGCATTGGCCTTATCATCGGCCTCGGCGCACTTGGAGCCTGTTTGGGCATCGGCATCATGGGCGGCAAATTTATTGAAGGCGCTGCACGTCAGCCTGAGTTGATTAATGAACTCCAAACCAAGATGTTCCTTTTGGCCGGCTTGATCGACGCTGCGTTCTTAATTGGCGTTGGTGTTGCGATGTTGTTTGCTTTTGCAAACCCACTACTCGCAGTTATTAAGTAA
- the atpB gene encoding F0F1 ATP synthase subunit A produces the protein MSSEVKAAAEVANQAPLTPTAYIAEHLQNLNSVGGPQDGIINFSVLNLDTLFWTALMGIITVVFLLIAARRSSPGVPGRFQCLVEMLVDMVETQSKGIVHGDRSYIAPLALFVFCWIILLNTLDLVPVDWVVGVNHFIEGFGIHVPHHKLVPTTDLNATLGLSFSVLLLVFFYSIKIKGVGGFAKELLSAPFGPKWYLAPFNLVLNIIEYIAKGVSLGMRLFGNMYAGELIFLLIALLGSIWTFSLDLSMLGFVGHVIAGSAWAIFHILVILLQAFIFMMLTLVYIGQAHSHH, from the coding sequence ATGTCTAGTGAAGTGAAAGCTGCAGCAGAAGTCGCGAATCAGGCTCCGCTGACCCCAACCGCATACATTGCTGAGCACCTGCAAAACCTCAATTCGGTTGGTGGCCCTCAAGACGGCATCATTAATTTCAGCGTTTTAAATTTAGATACTCTGTTTTGGACTGCCCTCATGGGTATCATCACGGTTGTTTTCTTGTTGATCGCAGCCCGCAGGTCAAGTCCAGGGGTCCCAGGAAGATTTCAGTGTTTAGTTGAAATGTTGGTGGATATGGTCGAGACCCAATCCAAAGGGATTGTGCATGGTGACCGCTCTTATATTGCACCCTTAGCTTTGTTTGTGTTTTGTTGGATCATTTTGTTAAACACCTTAGATTTGGTGCCAGTTGATTGGGTAGTGGGCGTCAATCACTTTATAGAGGGATTTGGTATTCATGTTCCTCACCATAAGCTTGTGCCGACAACAGATTTGAACGCCACTCTTGGCTTGTCATTTTCAGTGCTGCTCCTAGTGTTTTTCTACAGCATCAAGATAAAGGGCGTTGGCGGCTTTGCTAAAGAGCTACTATCAGCACCGTTTGGTCCAAAATGGTACTTAGCCCCCTTTAATCTTGTACTTAATATTATTGAATATATTGCTAAGGGCGTGTCCTTAGGTATGCGGTTATTTGGCAATATGTACGCAGGCGAATTGATATTCTTATTGATCGCCCTCTTGGGAAGTATTTGGACGTTTAGTTTGGATCTTTCCATGCTTGGTTTCGTTGGGCATGTCATTGCTGGCTCTGCCTGGGCAATATTTCATATTTTAGTCATTCTGTTGCAAGCTTTTATTTTTATGATGCTGACTTTGGTCTACATTGGTCAGGCACATAGTCATCATTAA